One segment of Allorhodopirellula heiligendammensis DNA contains the following:
- a CDS encoding metallophosphoesterase family protein has translation MTIHDRRLGRRAVLQNGTLFLATAAVMPAVALGAKPADPLKIGVITDLHYADKPAAGTRYYRETLSKLEAAALQFEQDEPRFVVELGDLIDAADSVQTEQRYLSTIDREFSQICKDRHYVLGNHCVETLKKDEFLGGVGQEKSYYSFDRGGYHFIVLDSCFRSDGEPYGRHNSVWTDANVPPAELEWLAADLKACSDPVIVFAHQRLDVSNSHGVRNGAEVRRVLEASGNVLAVFQGHSHRNDVTEIAGIHYCTLVAMVEGSGADNNGYSVISLDSSGAIAVDGFCKQADYRWKS, from the coding sequence ATGACTATTCACGATCGAAGACTTGGACGACGCGCGGTACTGCAGAACGGCACGCTTTTTTTGGCGACTGCCGCAGTGATGCCGGCGGTCGCACTGGGAGCAAAGCCCGCTGATCCGTTGAAGATCGGTGTGATTACCGACTTGCACTACGCTGACAAACCAGCGGCAGGCACGCGTTATTACCGGGAGACATTAAGCAAGCTCGAAGCTGCGGCGCTGCAGTTTGAACAGGATGAGCCCAGGTTCGTCGTCGAGCTCGGCGATCTCATTGACGCGGCCGATTCCGTGCAAACCGAGCAGCGGTATCTGAGCACGATCGACCGCGAGTTTTCACAAATTTGCAAGGATCGTCACTACGTTTTGGGGAACCACTGCGTCGAGACGCTCAAGAAGGATGAGTTCCTCGGGGGCGTTGGTCAGGAAAAGTCGTACTATTCTTTTGATCGGGGTGGCTACCACTTCATCGTGCTCGACTCCTGCTTCCGTAGCGATGGCGAGCCCTATGGACGTCACAATTCGGTGTGGACGGATGCCAATGTCCCGCCCGCTGAACTGGAGTGGTTGGCGGCGGACTTGAAGGCATGCAGCGATCCGGTGATTGTGTTCGCTCACCAACGTCTTGATGTCAGCAACAGTCACGGGGTCAGAAACGGCGCCGAGGTGCGGCGCGTGCTGGAGGCCTCAGGGAACGTATTGGCGGTCTTTCAGGGGCATAGTCATCGCAACGATGTCACTGAGATCGCGGGTATTCATTACTGCACGCTCGTCGCGATGGTCGAAGGATCGGGGGCTGACAACAACGGTTATTCCGTTATCAGCCTGGATTCCAGCGGAGCCATTGCGGTCGACGGGTTCTGCAAACAAGCGGATTATCGGTGGAAATCTTGA
- a CDS encoding BBP7 family outer membrane beta-barrel protein, whose product MSQRLNNTHRMMLVAVAATAAFCLSTPLLAQTRSISTSGLGSEQSARAAWQPVRDLSKGSAAATDNSGQIRLVDHQSPAATQRQATQRKPSAAQANTSRLRPVGHSATANSVLSEPIVMEGEMPMDGQIMLEPMQHYGGEPMHMGGSYGCDDMGCDGSCGPAMGGCDGASCSSGYCSNGDPMCGEYRDCNTIRPCITLCWPQDGWFSAEYLMWWQDGVSLPPLASTGRLSDREPLANGSVLYGGNDVITDNLNGGRLDFGFWFDKCHTWGIGGGGFALDRGTSSFAGGSQNDPLVRPIITVLDNPAPNMDELGEAMALVNYSQVGHTGTLNIDVDSRLTGWNIYLRHFRTAEQGCTHTGPCSCPTRWCARSEHRLGFRSVELDEGIGIDSNIMVAGAGPGDGPLTFALTESFRTRNQFNGIDLGWYHTRSIGYWNFDLGLQLGVGNMRQSVQIAGSTIVNGTGPALNGGLLALNSNIGNYERNEFAVLPEFNAKIGYQLTDQLRATFGYTFLYMSNVVRPGDQIDRIIDTAQIPNANAPTPTGTFPRFAFDNTDYWAQGLSFGLNYRW is encoded by the coding sequence GTGTCGCAACGTCTGAACAACACACACCGAATGATGCTGGTGGCAGTCGCTGCCACGGCGGCCTTTTGCCTAAGCACCCCGCTGCTAGCCCAAACGCGTTCGATTTCGACCAGCGGCCTGGGTTCGGAACAATCCGCACGAGCCGCTTGGCAGCCTGTGCGAGATCTGTCGAAGGGTTCCGCCGCCGCGACAGACAACAGCGGCCAGATCCGCTTGGTCGATCATCAGTCTCCCGCTGCGACCCAGCGTCAGGCGACCCAGCGAAAGCCAAGTGCCGCCCAAGCGAATACGAGCCGCTTGCGACCGGTTGGGCACTCGGCGACGGCGAACTCAGTGTTGTCGGAGCCAATCGTGATGGAAGGCGAGATGCCAATGGATGGGCAAATCATGCTCGAGCCCATGCAACATTACGGTGGTGAGCCGATGCACATGGGTGGAAGCTACGGATGCGACGACATGGGCTGTGACGGCAGCTGTGGGCCGGCGATGGGCGGCTGTGATGGTGCCAGCTGTTCGAGCGGATACTGCAGCAACGGAGATCCGATGTGCGGTGAGTATCGTGACTGCAACACGATCCGCCCCTGTATCACGCTGTGCTGGCCTCAAGACGGCTGGTTTTCAGCCGAGTACCTGATGTGGTGGCAGGATGGTGTGAGTCTTCCACCGTTGGCGTCGACCGGTCGTTTGTCGGATCGTGAACCCTTGGCCAATGGCAGCGTGTTGTACGGCGGCAACGACGTCATCACAGACAACTTAAACGGTGGACGTCTCGACTTTGGTTTCTGGTTTGATAAGTGTCACACGTGGGGCATCGGTGGCGGTGGCTTCGCTTTGGATCGTGGCACCAGCAGCTTTGCAGGCGGTTCTCAGAACGACCCACTGGTCCGCCCCATTATCACGGTGCTGGACAACCCTGCACCGAATATGGACGAACTCGGTGAAGCGATGGCACTGGTCAATTATTCCCAAGTGGGTCACACCGGAACACTCAACATTGACGTCGACAGTCGCCTCACGGGTTGGAACATCTACCTGCGACACTTCCGTACCGCTGAGCAAGGCTGCACGCACACGGGGCCGTGCTCCTGCCCGACCCGGTGGTGTGCACGTTCGGAACACCGTCTTGGGTTCCGCAGTGTTGAGCTCGATGAAGGTATTGGAATCGATAGCAACATCATGGTGGCAGGGGCTGGCCCCGGCGACGGACCGCTGACGTTTGCACTCACGGAATCGTTTCGCACACGCAACCAATTCAATGGTATCGATTTGGGTTGGTATCACACCCGCTCGATCGGATACTGGAACTTCGACCTTGGACTGCAGTTAGGTGTCGGCAACATGCGTCAATCCGTTCAGATTGCTGGCTCGACGATTGTCAACGGAACCGGCCCGGCTCTCAATGGTGGTTTGTTGGCCCTCAATTCGAACATTGGGAACTACGAACGCAATGAGTTTGCCGTTCTACCTGAATTCAACGCCAAGATCGGCTACCAGCTCACCGATCAGCTCCGGGCGACCTTCGGTTACACGTTTCTGTACATGTCCAACGTTGTTCGCCCTGGCGATCAGATTGACCGAATCATTGACACCGCACAGATCCCCAACGCCAACGCTCCGACACCGACGGGAACGTTCCCACGGTTTGCCTTCGACAATACCGACTACTGGGCACAGGGTCTCAGCTTTGGGCTGAACTATCGCTGGTAA
- a CDS encoding beta strand repeat-containing protein has translation MIFQRMIDRLTGQPARAAHPRKRVSTRRGNNARRLSLEALQKRELFASDLGAISGTAFVDANDNQTYDVGETLLKNVEVKLYLDDVTQNGLVDSGETLVGTVTTGADGTYRFTNLDGNDADSPPSPINQTDDGYYVVSFGPGTGGVEDADGNPLTDVVLPQDQGVQITDDTGVTAETIDDFHFAQPGQPIGEDTAGGVTLSQSGALNSNGGVLGDERDVQINVATSTGDSSIFRVDTTPSNPFFTVQNGNVTSTVLVQYDGVDNDDVSDNQLDLNVQGFGVNGVDMTGGDSVAGLAIAVKADQVVTDGFIVRMYDVDGNMAEYSQDLTANTVQFLFIPFADFTSSGAMDFTKVGAIEATVDSINSNGGAGVTGLDVEVSVLESQRSNEYIVNGVATISTGSMILGGEVFVDNGGGNNEPNQDNGLLDTDEVSFGGDPIEVVLYDTDPSVGTPTPIATTTVGTDGSYDFSTLTGGGDLGPGTYYVVIPTAQFDSTGPLNGYIGSTVANPGNGGTDTTDDNIDGDNDGVFIDGLGFVSGAITLTAGAEPSGDGNTNTTVDFGVVPTTDLRIDKTIDSSSDLVLGGSASFTVTVQNLGATDATQVQITDVIPGGLTFVSVLDDTGATVSTTSSVDGDGNVVQTFAVPGTLAPGASVTYTINTTIDSSVSIDPINEVIVSGYEVEVDADPNDADRNPGDPLDGPLANNVAVERVDLPLVELTVTKTDGIDSPDTAIAGQQLTYTVSVQNTGNDTAEAIVALDALPAGVTYVSDSGTFTMGSGTFEVISDGGVDDGKLRITFGDLAMNEQEVVTFDVLIDPNFTAPDSLLSNTIVVGGDNVADASATDVTTVAREVDVSVGKLVVASRIPDVRGDDDPSGDIIDNTAPFDVVAGGYVTYQVFASNDGVSTARGVTVTDTLDSGLTLVDGSFDPLTSGATISVNGQDLTFTVPDLAPGESRVFTFEVAIGSDQLDPIDNSAVIATTDPETGDGTANNSATVSIDPDARVDLVLEKTANVQTAVPGRDQVIYTFTISHDDDSLSDAVNVDVSDVLPVGLTGVVIDAPGSTGTPTFDTTTRQLLVEYATIPVGETRTFTVTANVNADATADLVNTAEVVTPGVTDLDPTNNTDSVTVTLTPEYDLQITKAVVGSGDVTPSADVSFTIVVSHDTSDDGTEADNGLSPSLAQGVIVTDVLPDGLTFKSAFVGSTEITPTSTTNGTIILPAFDLAPGATRTITITATADSDATGDLTNNVSLAAADDTQSDNNAASVVVTVVPEAVEADVYVTKTVSATHAQAGSELTYTINVFNDGPSPADAVTVIDTLPTGLTFVSGTGPNGALTANGQTVTVTPLNNAPLASGGTFQFTIIARINEGVTSDLVNSVTVTTTTTQPDNDKADTATATTTIDDASNQISGMVFRDFNNNGIMNGADSGLAGIEILLTGGDLGPNGRTTMTDEDGFYFFDDLVQGDYVVQRLGMPQYYLDGLEQAGTDATPADTGDSIDVTLDGTSLNSAPDNNFALVPYLSYRLCVL, from the coding sequence ATGATTTTTCAACGCATGATCGACCGTTTGACTGGTCAGCCCGCTCGCGCCGCTCACCCACGCAAACGTGTCTCTACCCGCCGTGGCAACAACGCTCGTCGGTTGAGCTTGGAAGCGTTGCAAAAGCGCGAGTTATTCGCCAGCGATCTGGGAGCGATCAGCGGCACGGCGTTCGTCGACGCCAACGATAATCAGACCTACGACGTCGGCGAAACGCTACTAAAAAACGTTGAAGTCAAACTGTACCTCGATGACGTCACGCAAAACGGACTGGTTGACTCGGGAGAGACCTTGGTAGGGACCGTCACGACGGGGGCCGATGGCACCTATCGATTCACCAATCTCGATGGGAATGATGCCGATTCGCCGCCGTCACCGATCAATCAAACTGACGACGGCTACTATGTGGTGTCGTTTGGTCCTGGCACGGGCGGTGTGGAAGACGCCGATGGGAACCCGCTCACCGATGTGGTGTTGCCCCAGGATCAGGGCGTCCAGATTACGGACGACACGGGTGTGACCGCCGAGACGATTGACGACTTCCATTTTGCTCAGCCGGGGCAGCCGATCGGCGAAGACACCGCGGGTGGGGTGACGCTCAGTCAATCCGGAGCCCTTAACTCCAACGGTGGCGTGCTCGGCGACGAACGCGACGTGCAGATTAATGTGGCAACCAGTACGGGCGACAGCAGCATCTTCCGCGTGGACACCACGCCCAGCAATCCGTTCTTCACCGTCCAGAATGGCAACGTGACATCCACCGTACTGGTCCAGTACGATGGAGTCGACAATGACGATGTGAGTGACAACCAACTCGACTTGAATGTTCAGGGTTTTGGTGTCAACGGCGTGGACATGACGGGTGGTGATAGCGTTGCGGGATTGGCAATTGCTGTTAAAGCGGACCAAGTCGTAACGGACGGCTTCATCGTTCGTATGTATGACGTCGATGGGAACATGGCAGAGTATTCCCAGGACCTCACTGCCAACACGGTGCAGTTCCTGTTCATTCCTTTCGCGGACTTCACCAGCTCCGGGGCCATGGACTTCACGAAAGTCGGCGCGATCGAAGCAACTGTCGATAGTATCAACAGCAACGGCGGGGCGGGCGTTACGGGGCTGGACGTGGAGGTCTCGGTCCTCGAATCGCAACGGTCCAACGAATACATCGTCAACGGTGTCGCCACCATCTCGACGGGATCGATGATCCTCGGGGGCGAGGTCTTCGTCGACAACGGTGGTGGAAACAACGAACCCAACCAAGACAACGGGCTACTTGATACCGACGAAGTTTCGTTCGGCGGTGACCCCATCGAAGTGGTGTTGTATGACACCGATCCCTCGGTAGGAACACCGACACCCATTGCGACGACAACGGTCGGTACCGATGGTTCCTACGACTTTAGCACGCTTACCGGTGGTGGGGATCTCGGGCCGGGCACCTACTACGTTGTCATTCCCACGGCGCAGTTCGACTCGACCGGTCCGCTCAATGGATATATCGGTAGCACGGTTGCGAACCCCGGAAATGGTGGTACCGACACGACGGACGATAATATCGACGGCGACAACGACGGTGTGTTCATCGATGGACTTGGATTCGTCAGTGGTGCGATCACTCTGACCGCCGGGGCCGAACCGAGTGGCGATGGCAACACGAACACCACCGTCGATTTCGGGGTCGTTCCGACGACGGATTTGCGAATCGACAAAACCATCGACAGCAGCAGTGACTTGGTCCTCGGCGGTTCAGCTTCATTCACCGTGACCGTTCAAAACCTCGGTGCCACTGACGCCACGCAGGTGCAGATCACTGATGTCATCCCCGGCGGGCTGACATTCGTGAGTGTCCTCGATGATACAGGGGCGACTGTTTCAACAACCAGTTCTGTCGACGGTGACGGAAATGTAGTGCAGACATTCGCGGTCCCTGGCACGTTGGCTCCTGGTGCGAGCGTAACCTACACCATCAACACCACGATCGATTCCTCGGTCTCAATCGATCCCATCAACGAAGTCATCGTTAGCGGCTACGAGGTGGAGGTCGACGCTGATCCAAACGACGCTGACCGCAACCCAGGTGACCCGCTCGACGGGCCGCTTGCAAACAACGTCGCCGTCGAGAGAGTGGATCTGCCGCTCGTCGAATTGACCGTCACCAAGACCGACGGGATTGACTCGCCAGACACGGCGATTGCTGGCCAGCAGCTGACTTACACTGTCAGCGTGCAGAATACGGGCAATGATACCGCTGAAGCGATCGTCGCCCTCGACGCCCTGCCCGCTGGCGTTACTTACGTTTCCGACTCGGGAACCTTTACGATGGGTAGCGGTACGTTTGAGGTGATCAGCGACGGAGGTGTCGATGATGGCAAACTTCGTATCACCTTTGGCGACCTGGCGATGAACGAGCAGGAGGTCGTCACTTTCGACGTGCTGATCGACCCCAATTTCACCGCGCCGGACTCGCTGCTGAGCAATACGATTGTTGTTGGTGGCGATAACGTTGCTGACGCGTCGGCAACCGATGTGACGACGGTCGCTCGCGAAGTCGACGTTTCTGTTGGCAAGTTGGTCGTCGCCAGTCGAATTCCTGATGTCCGCGGCGATGACGATCCCTCGGGCGACATCATTGACAATACGGCCCCGTTCGACGTCGTTGCCGGTGGGTACGTCACCTATCAAGTGTTCGCGAGCAATGACGGCGTTTCCACCGCGCGGGGAGTCACCGTCACAGACACGCTCGATTCCGGACTCACACTCGTGGACGGCAGCTTTGATCCGCTCACCAGCGGTGCGACGATCTCGGTCAATGGGCAAGACTTGACGTTCACGGTGCCGGATCTAGCTCCTGGTGAATCTCGTGTCTTCACGTTCGAAGTTGCCATCGGCAGCGATCAGCTGGATCCGATTGACAATTCCGCTGTGATCGCAACCACAGACCCGGAGACAGGTGATGGCACTGCCAACAACTCAGCCACGGTCTCGATTGACCCCGATGCACGAGTCGACCTGGTGTTGGAGAAGACTGCCAACGTCCAGACCGCTGTCCCGGGCCGAGATCAAGTCATCTACACATTTACGATCAGCCATGACGACGACAGTCTCTCGGACGCTGTTAACGTCGATGTGTCGGACGTGCTCCCAGTGGGACTGACCGGGGTCGTGATTGATGCTCCCGGTTCGACGGGCACTCCGACTTTCGATACCACCACACGCCAATTGCTCGTTGAGTACGCAACCATTCCAGTTGGAGAAACTCGCACCTTCACTGTCACGGCCAATGTGAATGCGGACGCCACGGCGGATCTCGTCAACACGGCTGAGGTGGTGACACCTGGGGTCACGGATCTCGATCCCACCAATAACACGGATTCGGTAACCGTGACATTGACCCCCGAGTATGACCTGCAAATTACGAAGGCGGTCGTCGGGTCGGGCGATGTCACGCCGTCAGCGGATGTCTCGTTCACGATTGTGGTTTCGCATGACACGAGTGACGACGGCACTGAGGCTGACAATGGGCTCAGCCCCTCGCTTGCCCAAGGGGTCATTGTGACGGACGTTCTACCCGACGGACTGACGTTCAAGTCTGCCTTCGTTGGCAGTACAGAGATTACCCCGACTAGCACCACCAACGGTACTATCATTCTGCCTGCATTCGATCTGGCTCCCGGGGCAACACGCACCATCACGATCACCGCGACGGCCGACAGTGATGCCACCGGTGACCTGACGAACAATGTATCTCTCGCGGCCGCAGATGACACTCAATCGGATAACAACGCGGCATCCGTTGTCGTGACGGTGGTCCCCGAGGCTGTCGAGGCCGACGTGTACGTGACCAAAACGGTCAGTGCAACGCACGCTCAAGCAGGCAGCGAGTTGACCTATACGATTAACGTGTTCAACGACGGTCCATCACCAGCCGATGCGGTCACCGTCATCGACACCTTGCCTACCGGGCTCACTTTCGTTAGCGGGACCGGCCCCAACGGTGCACTGACGGCCAACGGGCAAACCGTGACAGTGACGCCGCTGAACAACGCGCCGCTCGCCTCAGGGGGAACGTTCCAGTTCACGATTATCGCCCGCATCAATGAGGGCGTAACCTCGGACCTGGTCAACTCGGTCACCGTCACAACGACGACCACGCAGCCAGATAATGACAAAGCCGATACCGCGACGGCAACCACGACGATTGATGACGCAAGTAATCAAATCTCGGGGATGGTTTTCCGTGACTTCAATAACAATGGAATCATGAATGGAGCCGACAGCGGATTGGCGGGCATCGAAATCCTGCTGACCGGTGGCGACCTGGGGCCAAATGGACGCACAACGATGACAGATGAGGATGGGTTCTACTTCTTCGACGATCTCGTCCAAGGTGACTACGTCGTCCAGCGACTTGGAATGCCTCAGTACTACCTCGACGGCCTGGAACAGGCGGGGACGGATGCTACGCCCGCAGATACCGGCGACTCGATCGACGTTACCCTCGATGGGACTTCGCTCAACAGCGCTCCGGACAACAACTTTGCTCTCGTACCCTACTTGAGCTACCGCCTGTGCGTCCTCTAA
- a CDS encoding PSD1 and planctomycete cytochrome C domain-containing protein, whose product MPNSFVRNLFVCCTGLVNMFGMMAVSAAELEYASDVQPLLARRCFSCHGPDQSEGGLAFHEAELALVESESGEFAIVPGDAESSAMLTRITSDDEYERMPPEGDPLTESEVELLRQWIDEGAEFSKHWAFEPLTDPVVPDVPRDSEEVHPIDAFVYQRLAEAGLQQAPPADKRTLIRRATYDLTGLPPTPDEVESFANDTDPRAYEKLIDRLLASDQYGEKWGRHWLDLVRYAETNSFERDAAKPNAWKFRDYVIRSFNEDKPYDQFVQEQLAGDLFDHPTTESKTATGYYRLGIWDDEPADPLQARYDELDDLVTTTGQAFLALTINCARCHDHKIDPIPTTDYYGMLAIFADVAPYATRADHVTNNQIDITSPELLVQYQQCDQDFARIESERTEIEQAGIVKMSAPDQRATEGNRKDRNKVLREKLDQHLTAAQRNRYAELGKQLNQVRKRRRELPPREQVLGLAAKQKMAETFVMFRGNPHSPTDAVTPRVPEIFEDDVFPGEASSGTTSQVAADKRRLAFARWVTTAENRLTTRVIVNRIWQHHFGRGIVRSTNNFGQLGTPPTHPQLLDYLAHVFVDKGWRFKDMHRFMMTSQTYQAAAALTPEQAQAVGNTSVVDPNNDLFWRFDPRRLTAEEVRDTLLTVAGTLNLKSYGPSFYEELSPEVLAGQSQPGKGWGDSSESDRNRRSVYIHVKRSLLTPMLAAFDFPEPDTTCEARFVTLQPGQAMSLLNSDFIHEKARQLLASVRSELRASEVSDEAIAADRGILVRAVIYRVLGREATDQEISEGAELMNSLINDSHLNPERAEALYALSVLNWNEFVFVF is encoded by the coding sequence ATGCCAAATTCGTTTGTTCGTAACCTTTTTGTTTGCTGCACAGGCCTGGTGAACATGTTCGGCATGATGGCGGTTTCGGCCGCAGAACTCGAGTATGCCAGCGATGTTCAGCCGCTGCTCGCCCGCCGCTGCTTCTCCTGTCACGGGCCCGACCAGTCTGAGGGCGGCTTAGCGTTTCATGAGGCGGAATTGGCTCTCGTCGAGTCTGAATCGGGGGAGTTCGCCATCGTACCCGGTGACGCGGAGTCCAGCGCCATGCTGACCCGAATTACCAGTGATGACGAATACGAACGGATGCCGCCTGAGGGCGATCCCCTGACCGAGAGTGAGGTGGAGTTGCTGCGGCAATGGATCGATGAAGGGGCTGAGTTTAGCAAACACTGGGCGTTTGAGCCGCTCACGGATCCTGTCGTTCCCGATGTCCCGAGGGACAGCGAAGAAGTTCATCCGATCGATGCGTTCGTGTACCAGCGGCTCGCCGAAGCTGGTCTGCAGCAGGCTCCACCCGCAGACAAGCGGACGCTGATTCGACGCGCCACCTATGACCTAACCGGCCTGCCACCGACGCCTGATGAAGTGGAATCGTTTGCGAACGACACGGATCCGCGAGCCTACGAGAAACTCATCGACCGGTTACTCGCCTCGGATCAGTATGGCGAGAAGTGGGGCCGCCATTGGCTTGATCTGGTGCGTTATGCCGAGACTAACTCTTTCGAACGTGATGCCGCGAAACCGAACGCTTGGAAGTTTCGCGACTACGTGATTCGCTCGTTCAACGAAGACAAACCTTACGATCAATTCGTCCAGGAACAACTCGCCGGAGATCTCTTTGATCATCCAACGACCGAGTCCAAGACCGCCACAGGATATTACCGCCTCGGTATCTGGGACGATGAGCCCGCCGATCCGCTGCAGGCCCGCTATGACGAACTTGACGATCTCGTCACGACAACGGGGCAAGCTTTCTTGGCGCTAACGATCAACTGCGCCCGCTGCCACGATCACAAGATCGATCCGATCCCGACGACGGACTACTACGGCATGCTGGCGATTTTTGCGGACGTTGCGCCCTACGCCACCCGCGCCGATCATGTCACCAATAACCAAATTGATATCACCTCGCCTGAGCTCCTGGTCCAGTACCAACAGTGTGACCAAGATTTTGCCAGGATCGAGTCCGAACGCACCGAGATTGAGCAGGCGGGCATCGTCAAAATGTCCGCCCCCGACCAACGGGCGACCGAAGGCAACCGCAAGGACCGCAATAAAGTACTGCGAGAAAAGCTAGACCAACATCTGACGGCCGCCCAGCGTAATCGGTACGCAGAACTCGGCAAACAACTTAACCAGGTGAGGAAACGTCGCCGCGAATTGCCGCCGCGCGAGCAAGTCCTCGGGCTGGCCGCGAAGCAGAAAATGGCGGAAACGTTCGTCATGTTCCGCGGTAACCCGCATTCACCCACCGACGCGGTCACCCCACGCGTCCCAGAGATTTTCGAAGATGACGTTTTCCCTGGTGAAGCGTCGTCCGGCACAACCTCCCAGGTCGCTGCTGATAAACGGCGATTGGCGTTCGCCCGGTGGGTTACGACGGCAGAAAATCGTCTCACGACGCGCGTGATCGTGAATCGCATTTGGCAGCATCATTTTGGTCGCGGCATCGTGCGATCGACCAATAACTTTGGGCAACTTGGGACGCCGCCGACCCACCCGCAACTGCTCGACTATCTTGCACACGTGTTTGTGGACAAGGGCTGGAGGTTCAAGGATATGCACCGGTTCATGATGACCAGCCAAACCTACCAAGCCGCTGCGGCCTTGACGCCGGAGCAAGCCCAAGCGGTGGGGAATACCTCCGTCGTGGATCCCAACAACGATCTGTTCTGGCGTTTCGATCCTCGTCGACTGACGGCCGAAGAAGTGCGTGACACCCTACTTACGGTCGCTGGCACCCTTAATTTGAAGAGCTATGGTCCGAGCTTCTACGAGGAACTCTCGCCGGAAGTCCTGGCGGGCCAATCCCAGCCGGGTAAGGGCTGGGGAGATTCGAGTGAATCGGATCGCAATCGCCGCAGTGTCTACATTCACGTCAAACGCTCGTTGTTGACTCCCATGCTTGCTGCTTTCGATTTTCCGGAGCCCGACACGACTTGCGAAGCCCGGTTCGTTACCTTGCAACCCGGCCAGGCGATGTCGTTGCTCAATAGCGATTTCATCCATGAGAAAGCCCGTCAGCTCCTCGCCTCAGTCCGCTCAGAGCTCCGTGCCAGTGAGGTAAGCGACGAAGCCATTGCTGCAGATCGTGGAATTCTAGTTCGTGCGGTTATCTATCGTGTCCTTGGCCGCGAAGCGACCGATCAAGAGATCAGCGAGGGTGCCGAGTTAATGAACTCCCTCATTAACGATAGTCACCTCAACCCCGAGCGAGCCGAAGCGCTCTATGCCCTCAGCGTTCTGAACTGGAACGAGTTCGTCTTCGTGTTCTAA